Below is a genomic region from Rosa chinensis cultivar Old Blush chromosome 5, RchiOBHm-V2, whole genome shotgun sequence.
gtttcttcataaatggaatcaaagggtgtttccctgtaacaggggattgtaattaagagacacattctgtcttgaatgggtcgaacccgaaataataaaaactctattcactaaatgaatacgagtgaaattatgttgggtgacatttacgctcgcTGTGTGCATATTTTCTCTCaacaatgaaacaggaaaaagaGCCTTGCATCTTGATTGGCCGACACGTTTTGATATATGCTTGGGCGTAGCTAGAGGTTTAACTTATCTTCATGAAGAATCAAGGCTTCGAATTGTACACAGAGATGTGAAGGCAAGTAACATCCTGCTTGACTCTAATCTCATTGCCAAAATATCAGATTTTGGTTTGGCGAAGCATTATGATGATAAAAAGACCCACATGCAGTGGCGGAACCAGCATTCTTTTTCTATGGGGGCGTGTATGttaaagtatatatatataactgttAAAGTATTAGATTTAGTCAGATAAGTGGGGGCATGTTTACAAAATATGAAGACAAAATATTATCTTATTAGATTAAATACATTATTTACAAAACATGAGTGGGTGCGTGAGCCCCCACTTGCCCCTCTCTGGGTCCGCCAGTGCCCACATGAGTACTCGGGTTGCAGGAACATTGTAAGATCTCAAACATTttggccaccatattttctTGTAGTTTCTCATTTCGTTTTTAACTATGTTGGGTGAGTTACAAATAGTGCATGCAATTGTTAATAATGCAGTGGGTATCTTGCACCGGAATATGCTATGCGTGGACACTTGACAGAGAAAACCGATGTGTTTGCCTATGGTGTTGTCATTCTAGAAATTGTCAGCGGTAGGCCAAATTCTGATCCAAGTTTGGAAAGCGATATGGTTTATCTTCTTGAATTGGTAAGAACTTTAGGCTTTTCAGATTTTGACTTTGATATGTTCGTTGTGTCATGATTAATTCTGTTACACTGTTCTGCTACAATGAAGAGGTTTGGGTTTACCATAACAcaatcttttagttatcttcaGTATTGTTTCACTTTTCATAATACTACTGTGTTCTTCCTCCTTAGGCTTGGAACTTGCATGAAAACGAACGTGAAGTTGATCTAGTAGACTCTAGATTATCCGAATTCAATGAGGAAGAAGCAAGACGAATTATCAACATAGGACTTTTGTGCACTCAATCATCACCAATGCTACGACCACCTATGTCTCGCGTGATTGGAATGCTTGCAGGAGATATTGAAGTGACTCCTGCTATTTCAAAGCCCGGTTACTTGACAGACTGGAGATTTGATGATGTAACCAGCCAAACGAAATATGGGAGTACTGGCACCAGTCTAGGAACTGATATGTCAACTAGAGGAACTGACTTCAGCTTTTACCACTCATCGGCAAGTACAAGCGTGATGGGGGATGCAGGGCAATTACCTTCAAATGCCACTCTTCCCATACTCAATAATACTAATGGTGATGGTAGGTGAGTTTTGAAGGAATAGGCTGATCGATTATACATCTATTTTTATATTGATACATATAGCTCTTGATTCTTGATCATGTACATACACAGTACTTTTTATTCTTGATGATGTTGTTGTAAATAGTTATGGctaaatcatgtaaatagatgaagAGTGATATGtgcctttcactatagattggtgatttaTAGAATTGTGTataggagtaattgacgttgctattaaacaTTACCTTTTTGTATACCCCATGTACTCGTATATAAACCTCatagtgagatgaatagaagaTCATCTCATTCTCTgtgtctaaactctctctctctcaaattcttttattattgttttacaacacgttatcagcacgaaaagCTTTGAAATTGCTGATTAACCAAAAGAGGGAAGTGGGAGTAGGTATATATACGATTAAAGAGGGAAGTTTTGTTACAATCCCAGATTCATACAAGACCAAAAATGATATTTGAATATGCCTCTAAAAGGTCTCCATACAATTCCTAAGAACCCTTCCCATTCCTGTCAGGTTCTAGTTTACCAATCAAGCAAGCTTACAGGTTGAGGTGCAAGAGTTAGCTTCAGCCAACTTGTTCAAACTTCTGAATCTACACACATACATACCATGAATACAGGGGCGGAACTAGAATTTAAAGTTTggtaataaatcaaaataaagaaaCTTGAAAATAATACTAAGAAGTATAATCAGTACGTAAAATCTTTCATTTCTGATATATTTCATAActtttctttaaattttggCTGGTTCTTTACTTAAAGATGCTTACCAGTAACTTTATTAAGTTTCTCCATTTGCCATTGCATGGATTCAGATTGGTGGGAGGGGTCCAATCTAGTTAATTGCATCAAATTTCCTTCCTGTTCTTTGGGAGTTAATGAGTGTTAATTGGATTAGATTGTGTTTGAGAAAATCTTTGGGGGGGGGGGTCGGGACCCCTTCTACTACTATAGTAGTTCTGCCCTTGCACGAATAACCTGAAATTTGTAAGCAGTTATCAACAGAAAACTGCATCATATATGGCAAAGAAACTAAGACCCCAGAAAACCGAGAAGCTGCCTTCCTAAAACAGTAACaagcaagaaaaaaaaggtgGCTACCTACCATGGCATGCCAAAAGACTCAAACAAAGGCCAAGACCGATAATAAACTAAGCAAGTGGAAGGAGCAAATCCTAATCTTGCATCACAGAGGATCTAAATTCCAATCTATAATTCTGAATCTAATTAAGTAAAATAACAAAACAGCAATTGAAATGAAAAACTTCGGAGTGGGGAAGAGATTGACATACCTGAGCTTAATAGAGTACACATCAACTTTATCGTGAATCTTACAACAGCGGCAACAAAGCCGGATCTACTATATCCTTCGACAATAAATCAACAATCAATTCCATAGTTGATGCATCTGCAGAGAAACCCCTCTCAAGCATTTCTTGAATAAGTCTCGTAGCCCGTGACGTGTCATTCTTATTTAACAAATAACAACCCTCGGATAATGTGTTATAGGTGCAACCATTTGGAGAACATCCTTTCCCTCCCAGTTCTCTCGGCAACTTTTCTGCTACAATTATTAAGCCATGACGACAAAGTCCATGAATCATTACAGTGTATGTTCTGACATTAGGCTGAACTTCTTTTGATGACAAACCACAGAAGAGAACACTTGCGGATTCAATTGTTCCAGCTTTGCACAAACCTTCAATAACAAGAGTGTAAACGACAATATTAAGTTCTACTTTGTTGGCTTCCATTTCTTTAAGCAATTCTATTGCCGTAGAAAGTTGCTGGTTGTTACACAGGCCATCAAGCAAAACAGCATAGGTTTGAACATCTGGAAGCTGGCCACAAGCTAGCATCTGAGAGAACAACTTTTCTGCTTCTTGTAGTCTCCCCGCTTTGCAAAGACCATCAATAAGAGTGTTATAAGTAATGGTATTGGGAAGTAATTCCATATGACGCATTTCCTTGAAAATCTCGTTAGCCTTATCAACCTTTTTACCCTTGCAATATCCGTTAATCAATGTGTTACAACTCCAAACATTAACCATGGAGCCCTTGCTAATCATAAGATCAAAAACTTGACTTGCCTCGTCCATTTCTCCTCGCAGACAGTAACCGTCCATAAGTGAGTTGTAAGTAATCGTATCAGGCTCAATATGTCTTTGAATCATCATGTCAACCACACTTTTGGCTTCCACAACCATCTCCTCCTTAGAGAATGTATCAACCAAGATATTGAAGGTGCCTACGTACATCGGGATAGATATGTTTactcaaaatttcattcaacaACCTCGTAGCTTCTTTCCACCGGCCTATATTGCAAATTCCTTGAATCAAAGAGGTGTAAGTAACAACGTTTGGAGCAATACCTCCACTAGTCATTTCCGAGAAGAGGTTCATTGCTTCATCAATAAGTGTATCCTTGCAAAGACTGTCGATGATGGTGCTATAGGAAACTATGTCAGGCTGGCATCCTCTTTCTTCCATGTTCCTAAGTAATTGAATTGCAGCTCTGTTGTTTCCTCTCATGCAAAAGCCCTTTATAAGTGTGTTGCAAGTAACCACATTGGGCTTACAACGACCTTCCTCCAGCATTTTGGTGAAAATTCGTGCAGCCTCAGGCACTTGATTGTGGAGAACAAAGCCGTTGATTAGAGTGGTGAAGGTGAAGACGTCTGGTTGAAGCCCCAACTTGAAGAATTTACCCAAGACAGATAAGCTAAAGCCCATTTGATTCAAATGGGAATAGCAGTTGATGATAATAGATAGAGTAAAGTGATTAGGAGCAATTCCACAGAGAAGCATTTGTTTGAACAGAGGGATGACAGCCGAATAGTGTTTCAATTTGACGAGTTGACCCAATATCTGAGTGAAGGGGATAACAGAAGAAGGCAGAGGACGGGAGTGAAGCATTTGATGGAACAACATGGAGGCATCCTCAACATTACTCACAATAGTATTGGGTCGATTTCCTAGATGGGTTTGTGTGAATTTGGTTGGGTATGAGGATTGAGAATGAAACTGATGGGAGGATTCTGTAGGATGAAAATCTGAAATAaagcagcaacaacaagagGAGCAGAGTGAAGAAATGGTATACCTCTTCTGCTGCAATAATGAGAATTAGAAGAAGCAGAACACGCTTTTCCCATCATTTTCAGCATCTCTCTGCGTCTCGGGTCTCCTTGAGAAAGCTCGAGTCTTGGAGTGTCTCTAATCTAGATCCTCAATTTCAGAATAAAAGGTATAAGACCATTTTAGACCATCTTATATTAAACCAAATATCATCACATTGAACACAAAGCCATATAAGTTCCAGCTAGACTATAACTAAACCCAATAACTTCAAGGTTCCACACggccaaacaaaacaaaaacacaagcGCTTCTTAAACATAGAAACTAAAAGGTACTTCTATGCTTCAACTGACATTGAGCCAAATGCAGTTATCATAAGAAAATGAGATATCTGGGAACCATATTCCCAGAAAATGATGAATTACTACAACACGTAAGAGCTACATAGAGATTAGAGAGCCAGTAGCAGTCCTGAAACAAGCTACGTTGGATAACTGATGCATATCCCAATCTAAATCTCCTTTGAGCTAAACAAAGGCGACACCCTCCTAACAATCTCCTGAATCTGCTCTCATGCAGCATCCTCAAAGCTGAATTTTCCATTTGTTGACGCTACTGTAAGTACCAAAGCCACAACAATATAGTACCCAAAAGACACAATAGAATAGATCATTTGCAAGAATCAGTAAGAAATGTACTATGATTCACACCTCAATAAAAGCATCCATGATGCTAACAAGGCTTTTTATTGAAtatgtgttgaaggaatatcgatttagtgtgccttatcaaactaggaatagcaataggagagaaggttctagatttcccaatcctacacggattggtattccttgtaacattagaactagtactttgtaatccctatatatagggctcctattctcaataataatacacacaattctctctacaatttctctcgaatctctttttccttaaacacgttatcagcacgaagttgttcgtctctgtctcttccatctaacctccgaatttcagccttatcggagttatattgagatctgtacaccaatcgaagtacaagctgtgcagaacagaatctgctcctaattttcaacaagtaagtttttaaattaaagttcATGTTTTCCGAATtttaatttctccttcttttcttcggggacttgcaatctcccttcttctacatcccacctttcttataacgtgggttcgattcttgaaaagcggaatcgtggggattcacgcaattaacgaactaagagcgttcgtaagacttcggactaagagcgtccgtaagcatcgatttaacgaactaagagcgttcgtaagctacggactaagagcgttcgtgagcatctattttgaccattcaaacatcattgtttcggtctaatccaaatttcttggaaatcgatttcttggtagcattactgctcagaaatctcatattagttttcgtggaagcattgactccgaaactaatacgttcttgctttcctttttaggatgtaagacttgaacgagctcgattttactccattagATTCTACGGGCACGGAATTTTCATGTGGACTCAAAATGTTGAGCTTCACCTAATTGCCcttgatttattgcctacaatccaggAGTCTTGTTCTAAAAGAACCACTCAAGgccctcaaactgagatagataattccagggcatttaccctgatgaagcgccacatgaagatggccctccagtttgagtacatgaatgaggataacactaacaacctttgggttgcgcctcgtgaacgttttagtaacattcacaattttccgGACTTAGAAGCATAATGGAATAATATCCgcttctctaaactttgaaagagttatgaaatattgttcggaggctctctacatcatattattgatgcatgattgtgaaaaacacaaaagaacaaattgattgagaagaccctaacatgaccataggagtcatgacgttgagggtatagggttggacaccatggcgccacttttggccatggttgcactattccaacgccattggtcctagggaccatatgtAATGTGTCAATAcatctcaatcaagagagcatcctcttcatggtattttatgtagtacctgatcaatggtaatcaagatatcgagctataaaagactttaaatctggcgatgaagatagaatgccgcagatttttatttagaatagtcttttaatttccaagaattatgtaatggcaattatgccttaatcaataaaatgacttattggattatctcttttcctctaggcgtactcaattaagtatgatgtctaggaaagtaattgagattagtggtacttaagagagcttcgctccaccgacatctctctctacttccctggtcatatttaattggaattaccgaacgaattgagtga
It encodes:
- the LOC121049472 gene encoding probable LRR receptor-like serine/threonine-protein kinase At1g56130; translated protein: MSTRVAGTFGYLAPEYAMRGHLTEKTDVFAYGVVILEIVSGRPNSDPSLESDMVYLLELAWNLHENEREVDLVDSRLSEFNEEEARRIINIGLLCTQSSPMLRPPMSRVIGMLAGDIEVTPAISKPGYLTDWRFDDVTSQTKYGSTGTSLGTDMSTRGTDFSFYHSSASTSVMGDAGQLPSNATLPILNNTNGDGR
- the LOC112164183 gene encoding putative pentatricopeptide repeat-containing protein At1g12700, mitochondrial is translated as MGFSLSVLGKFFKLGLQPDVFTFTTLINGFVLHNQVPEAARIFTKMLEEGRCKPNVVTCNTLIKGFCMRGNNRAAIQLLRNMEERGCQPDIVSYSTIIDSLCKDTLIDEAMNLFSEMTSGGTFNILVDTFSKEEMVVEAKSVVDMMIQRHIEPDTITYNSLMDGYCLRGEMDEASQVFDLMISKGSMVNVWSCNTLINGYCKGKKVDKANEIFKEMRHMELLPNTITYNTLIDGLCKAGRLQEAEKLFSQMLACGQLPDVQTYAVLLDGLCNNQQLSTAIELLKEMEANKVELNIVVYTLVIEGLCKAGTIESASVLFCGLSSKEVQPNVRTYTQKSCRENWEGKDVLQMVAPITHYPRVVIC